A window of Rhinolophus ferrumequinum isolate MPI-CBG mRhiFer1 chromosome X, mRhiFer1_v1.p, whole genome shotgun sequence contains these coding sequences:
- the XPNPEP2 gene encoding xaa-Pro aminopeptidase 2 isoform X3, with protein MALASWRCCSWLILLCAYTWGHPKPVDLKTEDVRNCSTSPQYLPMTAVNTTAQLTALREQMSTRNLSAYIIPDTDAHMNEYIGEHDKRRAWITGFTGSAGTAVVTMGKAGLWTDSRYWTQAEREMDCNWELHKEVGTFPIVNWLLTNISAGGRIGFDPSLFSIGSWESYNKSLQDSGRELVSITANLVDLVWGSERPPVPSEPIYILQEAFTGSTWQEKVSSIRSQMQKHHKAPTAVLLSALDETAWLFNLRSSDIPYNPFFYSYTLLTDSSIRLFVNKSRFNSETLHYLNSNCTGSMCVQLEDYSQVRDSVQTYATGAVRIWIGTSYTMYGLYKVIPKEKLVADTYSPVMVTKAVKNNKEQALLRASHVRDAVPMIRYLVWLEKNVPKGTVDEFSGAELLDKFRGEEKFSSGPSFQTISASGLNAALAHYSPTKEHHRKLSSDEMYLVDSGGQYWDGTTDITRTVHWGTPSAFQKEAYTRVLIGNIDLSRLVFPAATSGLAMEAFARRALWDVGLNYGHGTGHGIGNFLSVHEWPVGFQSSSITMGKGMFTSIATLCLPEPGYYHDREFGIRLEDVAVVVEAKTKYPGTYLTFDVVSLVPYDRNLIDISLLSPEQLQYLNHYYQTIREKVGPELQQRQLLEEFEWLQKQTEPLSSRAPCTTSLASVLAVSTLAILNWNV; from the exons TACCTTCCAATGACTGCGGTCAATACCACAGCACAGCTTACAGCCCTCCGCGAGCAGATGTCCACCAGGAATCTCTCTGCTTACATCATCCCGGACACGGATGCTCACATG AACGAGTACATTGGCGAACATGACAAGCGACGTGCGTGGATTACAGGCTTTACAGGGTCTGCAG GAACCGCAGTGGTGACCATGGGGAAAGCAGGTCTCTGGACCGATAGTCGTTACTGGACCCAGGCTGAACGGGAGATGGACTGCAACTGGGAGCTCCATAAAGAAG TTGGCACTTTTCCCATCGTCAACTGGCTCCTTACCAACATTTCTGCTGGGGGGCGTATAGGCTTtgacccctccctcttctccattg GCTCCTGGGAGAGTTATAACAAGTCCCTCCAAGACTCTGGCAGAGAGCTGGTGTCCATCACAGCCAACCTTGTCGACCTGGTGTGGGGGTCAGAGAGGCCTCCAGTTCCAAGTGAGCCCATTTATATCCTGCAGGAGGCATTCACAG GGAGCACCTGGCAGGAGAAAGTATCTAGCATCCGTAGCCAGATGCAGAAGCATCACAAGGCCCCAACTGCTGTGCTTCTATCGGCGCTTGATGAGACAGCCT GGCTCTTCAATCTTCGCAGTAGTGACATCCCTTATAACCCCTTCTTCTATTCCTACACACTGCTCACGGACTCCTCCATCAG ATTATTTGTAAACAAGAGTCGCTTTAACTCCGAGACCCTGCACTATCTGAACTCCAACTGCACAGGCTCCATGTGTGTGCAACTTGAAGATTACAGCCAAGTCCGTGACAGTGTCCAAACCTATGCCACAGGAGCTGTGAGGATCTGGATTGGGACCAGCTACACTATGTATGGGCTCTACAAAGTGATACCCAAG GAGAAACTCGTAGCAGACACCTACTCCCCAGTGATGGTGACCAAGGCGGTGAAAAACAATAAGGAACAGGCCCTCCTCAGGGCCAGCCAT GTGCGGGATGCTGTGCCCATGATCCGCTACTTGGTCTGGCTGGAGAAGAACGTCCCCAAAGGCACAGTGGACGAGTTCTCAGGGGCAGAGCTGCTGGATAAGTTCCGAGG AGAGGAAAAGTTTTCCTCTGGACCCAGTTTCCAAACCATCTCTGCTAGTGGTCTGAACGCTGCCCTGGCCCACTACAG CCCAACCAAGGAGCATCACCGCAAGCTATCCTCAGATGAAATGTACCTGGTGGATTCTGGGGGACAATACTG GGACGGAACCACAGATATTACCAGAACAGTCCACTGGGGCACCCCCTCTGCTTTCCAAAAG GAGGCATATACCCGCGTGTTGATAGGAAATATCGATCTGTCCAGACTTGTCTTTCCTGCTGCTACATCAG GACTAGCAATGGAAGCCTTTGCCCGCAGAGCCCTGTGGGATGTTGGACTCAATTATGGTCATGGGACAGGCCATGGCATTGGCAACTTCCTAAGTGTGCACGAGT GGCCAGTAGGATTCCAGTCCAGCAGCATTACCATGGGCAAGGGCATGTTCACTTCCATCG CAACTCTGTGCCTCCCAGAACCTGGTTACTATCACGACAGAGAATTTGGGATCCGTCTTGAAGATGTGGCCGTCGTGGTAGAAGCAAAGACCAAG TACCCAGGGACCTACCTGACCTTTGATGTGGTGTCCTTGGTGCCCTATGACCGGAACCTCATTGATATCAGCCTGCTGTCCCCAGAGCAG CTCCAGTACCTGAACCACTACTACCAGACCATCCGAGAGAAGGTGGGCCCTGAGCTGCAGCAGCGCCAGCTACTGGAGGAGTTCGAGTGGTTGCAGAAACAAACAGAGCCCCTGTCCTCCAGGGCCCCATGCACCACCTCCTTGGCCTCTGTGTTGGCAGTCTCTACCCTTGCCATCCTCAACTGGAATGTCTAG
- the XPNPEP2 gene encoding xaa-Pro aminopeptidase 2 isoform X7, which translates to MALASWRCCSWLILLCAYTWGHPKPVDLKTEDVRNCSTSPQYLPMTAVNTTAQLTALREQMSTRNLSAYIIPDTDAHMNEYIGEHDKRRAWITGFTGSAGTAVVTMGKAGLWTDSRYWTQAEREMDCNWELHKEVGTFPIVNWLLTNISAGGRIGFDPSLFSIGSWESYNKSLQDSGRELVSITANLVDLVWGSERPPVPSEPIYILQEAFTGSTWQEKVSSIRSQMQKHHKAPTAVLLSALDETAWLFNLRSSDIPYNPFFYSYTLLTDSSIRLFVNKSRFNSETLHYLNSNCTGSMCVQLEDYSQVRDSVQTYATGAVRIWIGTSYTMYGLYKVIPKEKLVADTYSPVMVTKAVKNNKEQALLRASHVRDAVPMIRYLVWLEKNVPKGTVDEFSGAELLDKFRGEEKFSSGPSFQTISASGLNAALAHYSPTKEHHRKLSSDEMYLVDSGGQYWDGTTDITRTVHWGTPSAFQKEAYTRVLIGNIDLSRLVFPAATSGLAMEAFARRALWDVGLNYGHGTGHGIGNFLSVHEWPVGFQSSSITMGKGMFTSIATLCLPEPGYYHDREFGIRLEDVAVVVEAKTKYPGTYLTFDVVSLVPYDRNLIDISLLSPEQRSRSF; encoded by the exons TACCTTCCAATGACTGCGGTCAATACCACAGCACAGCTTACAGCCCTCCGCGAGCAGATGTCCACCAGGAATCTCTCTGCTTACATCATCCCGGACACGGATGCTCACATG AACGAGTACATTGGCGAACATGACAAGCGACGTGCGTGGATTACAGGCTTTACAGGGTCTGCAG GAACCGCAGTGGTGACCATGGGGAAAGCAGGTCTCTGGACCGATAGTCGTTACTGGACCCAGGCTGAACGGGAGATGGACTGCAACTGGGAGCTCCATAAAGAAG TTGGCACTTTTCCCATCGTCAACTGGCTCCTTACCAACATTTCTGCTGGGGGGCGTATAGGCTTtgacccctccctcttctccattg GCTCCTGGGAGAGTTATAACAAGTCCCTCCAAGACTCTGGCAGAGAGCTGGTGTCCATCACAGCCAACCTTGTCGACCTGGTGTGGGGGTCAGAGAGGCCTCCAGTTCCAAGTGAGCCCATTTATATCCTGCAGGAGGCATTCACAG GGAGCACCTGGCAGGAGAAAGTATCTAGCATCCGTAGCCAGATGCAGAAGCATCACAAGGCCCCAACTGCTGTGCTTCTATCGGCGCTTGATGAGACAGCCT GGCTCTTCAATCTTCGCAGTAGTGACATCCCTTATAACCCCTTCTTCTATTCCTACACACTGCTCACGGACTCCTCCATCAG ATTATTTGTAAACAAGAGTCGCTTTAACTCCGAGACCCTGCACTATCTGAACTCCAACTGCACAGGCTCCATGTGTGTGCAACTTGAAGATTACAGCCAAGTCCGTGACAGTGTCCAAACCTATGCCACAGGAGCTGTGAGGATCTGGATTGGGACCAGCTACACTATGTATGGGCTCTACAAAGTGATACCCAAG GAGAAACTCGTAGCAGACACCTACTCCCCAGTGATGGTGACCAAGGCGGTGAAAAACAATAAGGAACAGGCCCTCCTCAGGGCCAGCCAT GTGCGGGATGCTGTGCCCATGATCCGCTACTTGGTCTGGCTGGAGAAGAACGTCCCCAAAGGCACAGTGGACGAGTTCTCAGGGGCAGAGCTGCTGGATAAGTTCCGAGG AGAGGAAAAGTTTTCCTCTGGACCCAGTTTCCAAACCATCTCTGCTAGTGGTCTGAACGCTGCCCTGGCCCACTACAG CCCAACCAAGGAGCATCACCGCAAGCTATCCTCAGATGAAATGTACCTGGTGGATTCTGGGGGACAATACTG GGACGGAACCACAGATATTACCAGAACAGTCCACTGGGGCACCCCCTCTGCTTTCCAAAAG GAGGCATATACCCGCGTGTTGATAGGAAATATCGATCTGTCCAGACTTGTCTTTCCTGCTGCTACATCAG GACTAGCAATGGAAGCCTTTGCCCGCAGAGCCCTGTGGGATGTTGGACTCAATTATGGTCATGGGACAGGCCATGGCATTGGCAACTTCCTAAGTGTGCACGAGT GGCCAGTAGGATTCCAGTCCAGCAGCATTACCATGGGCAAGGGCATGTTCACTTCCATCG CAACTCTGTGCCTCCCAGAACCTGGTTACTATCACGACAGAGAATTTGGGATCCGTCTTGAAGATGTGGCCGTCGTGGTAGAAGCAAAGACCAAG TACCCAGGGACCTACCTGACCTTTGATGTGGTGTCCTTGGTGCCCTATGACCGGAACCTCATTGATATCAGCCTGCTGTCCCCAGAGCAG AGATCCCGGAGCTTCTAG